A region of the Octopus bimaculoides isolate UCB-OBI-ISO-001 chromosome 15, ASM119413v2, whole genome shotgun sequence genome:
NNNNNNNNNNNNNNNNNNNNNNNNNNNNNNNNNNNNNNNNNNNNNNNNNNNNNNNNNNNNNNNNNNNNNNNNNNNNNNNNNNNNNNNNNNNNNNNNNNNNNNNNNNNNNNNNNNNNNNNNNNNNNNNNNNNNNNNNNNNNNNNNNNNNNNNNNNNNNNNNNNNNNNNNNNNNNNNNNNNNNNNNNNNNNNNNNNNNNNNNNNNNNNNNNNNNNNNNNNNNNNNNNNNNNNNNNNNNNNNNNNNNNNNNNNNNNNNNNNNNNNNNNNNNNNNNNNNNNNNNNNNNNNNNNNNNNNNNNNNNNNNNNNNNNNNNNNNNNNNNNNNNNNNNNNNNNNNNNNNNNNNNNNNNNNNNNNNNNNNNNNNNNNNNNNNNNNNNNNNNNNNNNNNNNNNNNNNNNNNNNNNNNNNNNNNNNNNNNNNNNNNNNNNNNNNNNNNNNNNNNNNNNNNNNNNNNNNNNNNNNNNNNNNNNNNNNNNNNNNNNNNNNNNNNNNNNNNNNNNNNNNNNNNNNNNNNNNNNNNNNNNNNNNNNNNNNNNNNNNNNNNNNNNNNNNNNNNNNNNNNNNNNNNNNNNNNNNNNNNNNNNNNNNNNNNNNNNNNNNNNNNNNNNNNNNNNNNNNNNNNNNNNNNNNNNNNNNNNNNNNNNNNNNNNNNNNNNNNNNNNNNNNNNNNNNNNNNNNNNNNNNNNNNNNNNNNNNNNNNNNNNNNNNNNNNNNNNNNNNNNNNNNNNNNNNNNNNNNNNNNNNNNNNNNNNNNNNNNNNNNNNNNNNNNNNNNNNNNNNNNNNNNNNNNNNNNNNNNNNNNNNNNNNNNNNNNNNNNNNNNNNNNNNNNNNNNNNNNNNNNNNNNNNNNNNNNNNNNNNNNNNNNNNNNNNNNNNNNNNNNNNNNNNNNNNNNNNNNNNNNNNNNNNNNNNNNNNNNNNNNNNNNNNNNNNNNNNNNNNNNNNNNNNNNNNNNNNNNNNNNNNNNNNNNNNNNNNNNNNNNNNNNNNNNNNNNNNNNNNNNNNNNNNNNNNNNNNNNNNNNNNNNNNNNNNNNNNNNNNNNNNNNNNNNNtatatatatatatatatatatatatatatatctgtaaaaatatgtgacaattattcggtagccatgataaaactccaagtttcagaTGCCAGGGCGGAAACCcatgccaccatctcttcagttatctggtcattgaaaattcctatgaaaatgacctatgaaaatatatatatatataaatacacacacgcgtgcacacgcatACGCTCAcccactcagacacacatacacatcaggctttttacagtttttttttttttcaaccagatTCACTTACAAGACACTAGAGTGCACACGACCGTGGCCACACTGGGCCACACACAGCAGTGGCTGCACATAGAGCCATATGTGATGTTAGTGATTTGATTTTAAACTCGACAAAATTTTGTGGTTTTCTGAGATCTAACAAATCAATTCCCAGTTTTACTCACCACAGAAGTGCAATAGCTGCAGAGTTAAGGAGCTGAGCTACCAACCACATCGTTGAGAGTTCAAACCGCATTGTATTTTTGTGTTACTgagcaaggtacataactcttaATTGTGTAAAAATGTTTgcaaaactaaaactaaatatGTTAGTGCGTTGTGAAGAGAGGGGAATTCTAACATTTTGGGGTTTGTTCAtaacaaataatttgtttcagttattttgacaaaaaaaaaaaaaaagaaaagaggaaaaggttCCACTACTATTTTATGATTGAAGGTCACAAATTACCAATCACAGAAACATGCAAAACagatgtgaaataaaagaaataccaaattctttatcaatacatcatcatcatctattataTTGGTATTATACTAAATAATCTTATCCAAAAACGTTGTCTCATAGACAAATCCTATCActagatatatacttacaggtTCTGTTATATTTTGGTTTGATTTGCCTAAACATTCTCCTGGATTCCAGCCTAATTTTTCCAGcatcttccttcctttattttctgatggaatctctctgaaagatttttaaaaagcaGGGGAGAACTTTTTAATCATGAAATATTACGTACATAATATTTGCAAGAATctctgggtgtgtgtatgtatgtatatgtatacctcaatatttatgtatgactatgaatatagacatgtaaatatgtttgcatgtatgtattagttggtggaagcgcaatggtccagtggttagggcagcagacttgcagttataggatcgcggtttcgattcccagactggacgttgtgagtgtttattgagcgaaaacacctaaagctccacaaggctccggcaggggatggtggtgaaccctgctgtactctttcaccacaactttctctcactcttacttcctgtttctgttgtacctgtaattcaaagggccagccttgtcacactctgtgtcacgctggatatccccgagaactacattaagggtacacgtgtctgtggagtgctcagccacttgcacgttaatttcacgagcaggctgttccgttgatcggatcaactggaaccctcgtcgtcataagcaatggagtgccaacaatgtattAGTTGATATTCAAAACTGTGTAATTTTATTGGCATTTAAGaacatatatgagtgcatgcatatgcgtatgtacttttttttgtttctatttaagaGTGTGCCAGTGTGTATTTTGCTGGAATTATATATTGAGATAGGAGTGCTCAATACGTGTCGCAGAGGCTATGGGTATTTAAAGAATAAAGAGGATACGGTATAATTAGAATGCCTTACTCATTAACTGATGCTGCTTTTGCCGTGTTCTCGATGTAGGGGTTGCTACTGCCAACTGTTTTACGTCTGATCGAAGCTTTATCAGAATAATTGGGGTTTTTCAGGGCCTCAACATTGCTGACATATGCCGAATCCTTTGTAatggaaaatatcaaaatatgcatgttataaaaaaaacacagataatatggaggaggaggagaaggatgatgatgatgatgatgatgatgatgatgatgatgatgatgatgatgatgatgatggtggtgatggtgatgatgatggagatggtgatagtgatgtttGTGGTGATGACCATGTAGGTGGTGATAGtaaagatggtaatgatgatagtagcgatggtagtggtggtggtggtggtggtgggtggtgatagtggtgggtggtggtggtagtgggtgtGCTGGTGGTGGGTGTGCTGGTGGGTGTGATNNNNNNNNNNNNNNNNNNNNNNNNNNNNNNNNNNNNNNNNNNNNNNNNNNNNNNNNNNNNNNNNNNNNNNNNNNNNNNNNNNNNNNNNNNNNNNNNNNNNNNNNNNNNNNNNNNNNNNNNNNNNNNNNNNNNNNNNNNNNNNNNNNNNNNNNNNNNNNNNNNNNNNNNNNNNNNNNNNNNNNNNNNNNNNNNNNNNNNNNNNNNNNNNNNNNNNNNNNNNNNNNNNNNNNNNNNNNNNNNNNNNNNNNNNNNNNNNNNNNNNNNNNNNNNNNNNNNNNNNNNNNNNNNNNNNNNNNNNNNNNNNNNNNNNNNNNNNNNNNNNNNNNNNNNNNNNNNNNNNNNNNNNNNNNNNNNNNNNNNNNNNNNNNNNNNNNNNNNNNNNNNNNNNNNNNNNNNNNNNNNNNNNNNNNNNNNNNNNNNNNNNNNNNNNNNNNNNNNNNNNNNNNNNNNNNNNNNNNNNNNNNNNNNNNNNNNNNNNNNNNNNNNNNNNNNNNNNNNNNNNNNNNNNNNNNNNNNNNNNNNNNNNNNNNNNNNNNNNNNNNNNNNNNNNNNNNNNNNNNNNNNNNNNNNNNNNNNNNNNNNNNNNNNNNNNNNNNNNNNNNNNNNNNNNNNNNNNNNNNNNNNNNNNNNNNNNNNNNNNNNNNNNNNNNNNNNNNNNNNNNNNNNNNNNNNNNNNNNNNNNNNNNNNNNNNNNNNNNNNNNNNNNNNNNNNNNNNNNNNNNNNNNNNNNNNNNNNNNNNNNNNNNNNNNNNNNNNNNNNNNNNNNNNNNNNNNNNNNNNNNNNNNNNNNNNNNNNNNNNNNNNNNNNNNNNNNNNNNNNNNNNNNNNNNNNNNNNNNNNNNNNNNNNNNNNNNNNNNNNNNNNNNNNNNNNNNNNNNNNNNNNNNNNNNgctttctaattgatgtatcaataccagcagatgacaatgtttccctaaaagaaatggaaaaactttcaaaatacaaagacctggaaatagaggtaactcgaatgtggaatctaaaaacagaaacaattcctattatagtaggtgccttaggtataataaaaaaatattcagacaaatacataacaaaaacaccaggacttacaaatatatataacatacaaaaaattgcactactgggcacagcacacatcctatgcaaaacactttcaatacagtaaccataagagcaccacagcaaaccacagcacatacccaaggcgcacagagctgcgctcggtagtgaagtgaaagcacgttataaaaataaaactactgaacaataataataataataataatcttttcttctggaagaacaaggcctcaaatttttcgagaagggattaagtcgattacattaacgccagcaattttggggagggggtaaattgactacatcaaccctgaaaggatgaaagggctaGTATTAGCAGAATTAGATAGAAAAAGCAGCAAAATCTCTCTTGAATGAAAGACTGCTGTCTGAGAAAATTGGAggatacatttgaatatatagtcctagatacactatgtctgatgAAAAAACagtggaatgcttttgaccatGTCAGTttcatcagagctgacctggacccaaacaacaacaacaacaacaacaacaaacaattcaACTTATTTGACTTACCAGGCTGACAGGTTTTTGATTGTGAGTCGTATTTAGCTTGAACCAGGCCTGGTTCACAATCATCGCAAGTCTCAGAACCAGGGTGGATGTGGACTGCCATTGTCGTACCTCCCACAGTCAAGGTGTCTTCATGTTGTAGTGGGACAGGACTCTCTCCCTACAAATACCAACAAATACTGTAAAATGCCAATATGAGATGATACAGGAaactaaatctatatacatatatatatatatatatatataNNNNNNNNNNNNNNNNNNNNNNNNNNNNNNNNNNNNNNNNNNNNNNNNNNNNNNNNNNNNNNNNNNNNNNNNNNNNNNNNNNNNNNNNNNNNNNNNNNNNNNNNNNNNNNNNNNNNNNNNNNNNNNNNNNNNNNNNNNNNNNNNNNNNNNNNNNNNNNNNNNNNNNNNNNNNNNNNNNNNNNNNNNNNNNNNNNNNNNNNNNNNNNNNNNNNNNNNNNNNNNNNNNNNNNNNNNNNNNNNNNNNNNNNNNNNNNNNNNNNNNNNNNNNNNNNNNNNNNNNNNNNNNNNNNNNNNNNNNNNNNNNNNNNNNNNNNNNNNNNNNNNNNNNNNNNNNNNNNNNNNNNNNNNNNNNNNNNNNNNNNNNNNNNNNNNNNNNNNNNNNNNNNNNNNNNNNNNNNNNNNNNNNNNNNNNNNNNNNNNNNNNNNNNNNNNNNNNNNNNNNNNNNNNNNNNNNNNNNNNNNNNNNNNNNNNNNNNNNNNNNNNNNNNNNNNNNNNNNNNNNNNNNNNNNNNNNNNNNNNNNNNNNNNNNNNNNNNNNNNNNNNNNNNNNNNNNNNNNNNNNNNNNNNNNNNNNNNNNNNNNNNNNNNNNNNNNNNNNNNNNNNNNNNNNNNNNNNNNNNNNNNNNNNNNNNNNNNNNNNNNNNNNNNNNNNNNNNNNNNNNNNNNNNNNNNNNNNNNNNNNNNNNNNNNNNNNNNNNNNNNNNNNNNNNNNNNNNNNNNNNNNNNNNNNNNNNNNNNNNNNNNNNNNNNNNNNNNNNNNNNNNNNNNNNNNNNNNNNNNNNNNNNNNNNNNNNNNNNNNNNNNNNNNNNNNNNNNNNNNNNNNNNNNNNNNNNNNNNNNNNNNNNNNNNNNNNNNNNNNNNNNNNNNNNNNNNNNNNNNNNNNNNNNNNNNNNNNNNNNNNNNNNNNNNNNNNNNNNNNNNNNNNNNNNNNNNNNNNNNNNNNNNNNNNNNNNNNNNNNNNNNNNNNNNNNNNNNNNNNNNNNNNNNNNNNNNNNNNNNNNNNNNNNNNNNNNNNNNNNNNNNNNNNNNNNNNNNNNNNNNNNNNNNNNNNNNNNNNNNNNNNNNNNNNNNNNNNNNNNNNNNNNNNNNNNNNNNNNNNNNNNNNNNNNNNNNNNNNNNNNNNNNNNNNNNNNNNNNNNNNNNNNNNNNNNNNNNNNNNNNNNNNNNNNNNNNNNNNNNNNNNNNNNNNNNNNNNNNNNNNNNNNNNNNNNNNNNNNNNNNNNNNNNNNNNNNNNNNNNNNNNNNNNNNNNNNNNNNNNNNNNNNNNNNNNNNNNNNNNNNNNNNNNNNNNNNNNNNNNNNNNNNNNNNNNNNNNNNNNNNNNNNNNNNNNNNNNNNNNNNNNNNNNNNNNNNNNNNNNNNNNNNNNNNNNNNNNNNNNNNNNNNNNNNNNNNNNNNNNNNNNNNNNNNNNNNNNNNNNNNNNNNNNNNNNNNNNNNNNNNNNNNNNNNNNNNNNNNNNNNNNNNNNNNNNNNNNNNNNNNNNNNNNNNNNNNNNNNNNNNNNNNNNNNNNNNNNNNNNNNNNNNNNNNNNNNNNNNNNNNNNNNNNNNNNNNNNNNNNNNNNNNNNNNNNNNNNNNNNNNNNNNNNNNNNNNNNNNNNNNNNNNNNNNNNNNNNNNNNNNNNNNNNNNNNNNNNNNNNNNNNNNNNNNNNNNNNNNNNNNNNNNNNNNNNNNNNNNNNNNNNNNNNNNNNNNNNNNNNNNNNNNNNNNNNNNNNNNNNNNNNNNNNNNNNNNNNNNNNNNNNNNNNNNNNNNNNNNNNNNNNNNNNNNNNNNNNNNNNNNNNNNNNNNNNNNNNNNNNNNNNNNNNNNNNNNNNNNNNNNNNNNNNNNNNNNNNNNNNNNNNNNNNNNNNNNNNNNNNNNNNNNNNNNNNNNNNNNNNNNNNNNNNNNNNNNNNNNNNNNNNNNNNNNNNNNNNNNNNNNNNNNNNNNNNNNNNNNNNNNNNNNNNNNNNNNNNNNNNNNNNNNNNNNNNNNNNNNNNNNNNNNNNNNNNNNNNNNNNNNNNNNNNNNNNNNNNNNNNNNNNNNNNNNNNNNNNNNNNNNNNNNNNNNNNNNNNNNNNNNNNNNNNNNNNNNNNNNNNNNNNNNNNNNNNNNNNNNNNNNNNNNNNNN
Encoded here:
- the LOC106871717 gene encoding angiogenic factor with G patch and FHA domains 1; translation: MHILIFSITKDSAYVSNVEALKNPNYSDKASIRRKTVGSSNPYIENTAKAASVNEEIPSENKGRKMLEKLGWNPGECLGKSNQNITEPVSIYLVIGFVYETTFLDKII